In Candidatus Devosia phytovorans, the DNA window CATTGGCTCGCACTTCACTAGTAGTTTCTGGGCCAATGGCCGCCCGTCATCCGTGAAAACCGCATTGCAGGCGGCGCTTTCGCACGCCTAAACTTCGGAGGTCCGATATTCGATACGGTCGCCCCAGAAAGCGAGATAATCGCGGATGTCCTCGACCAGAGGACAGGGATCGGGGTAATACCAGACCTGGTCCGGGCCATCCGCCGTCAGGGTCTTGATGTTGTAATAGTGCGCCTCACCCTTGTAGGGGCAGGTGGTGCGGGTTTCGGAAAGTTCGAGCACATCCTCGCGTATATCGGCCCGGGGAATATAAATCCGCAGCGGGGCGCCCGGCTCGTCGAGCTCAAGGGCATTGAGCGACGAACCGATCTCGGCATCATCGAACAGCACGTGGACCCGGCCCTTGGCGGGAGTGATCTTGATATCCTTGTCCAGACATTGACGCGTCATGTTGGCCTGCCATCTTCCTGATTCATTGGTCAGCAAGATCAACGCACCAGATAAAATCAGGTTCACCTTCCTTGACTCTGCGGGGCCCCGATCCTTATATCCCCGTCACCCTGTTAGCACTCTATATTGCCGAGTGCTAATGGTGCCAAAATTGCATTCTCGAATGCTGCCATAGGAGCAAAACATGGGCTTTCGTCCTCTGCACGACCGCGTGGTCGTCCGTCGCCTCGACAGCGAAGAAAAGACCAAGGGCGGGATCATCATCCCCGACACCGCCAAGGAAAAGCCGTCTGAAGGCGTGATCGTTTCGGTCGGCCCTGGCGCCCGCGACGATGCCGGCAAGATCAACGCACTCGACGTCAAGGCTGGCGATCGCGTGCTGTTCGGCAAGTGGAGCGGCACCGAAGTCAAGCT includes these proteins:
- a CDS encoding DUF427 domain-containing protein, yielding MTRQCLDKDIKITPAKGRVHVLFDDAEIGSSLNALELDEPGAPLRIYIPRADIREDVLELSETRTTCPYKGEAHYYNIKTLTADGPDQVWYYPDPCPLVEDIRDYLAFWGDRIEYRTSEV
- a CDS encoding co-chaperone GroES; the protein is MGFRPLHDRVVVRRLDSEEKTKGGIIIPDTAKEKPSEGVIVSVGPGARDDAGKINALDVKAGDRVLFGKWSGTEVKLDGEDLLIMKESDIMGIVEV